One window of the Cinclus cinclus chromosome 38, bCinCin1.1, whole genome shotgun sequence genome contains the following:
- the RUVBL2 gene encoding ruvB-like 2 isoform X2, producing MATATPKVPEVRDVTRIERIGAHSHIRGLGLDDALEPRQVSQGMVGQLSARRAAGVILEMIKEGKIAGRAVLIAGQPGTGKTAIAMGMAQALGPDTPFTAIAGSEIFSLEMSRTEALTQAFRRSIGVRIKEETEIIEGEVVEIQIDRPATGTGTKVGKLTLKTTEMETIYDLGAKMIEALSKEKVQAGDVITIDKATGKISKLGRSFTRARDYDAMGAQTKFVQCPDGELQKRREVVHTVSLHEIDVINSRTQGFLALFSGDTGEIKPEVREQINAKVAEWREEGKAEVIPGVLFIDEVHMLDIESFSFLNRALESDMAPVLIMATNRGITRIRGTAHRSPHGLPLDLLDRLLIIATAPYGDKETRQILKIRMLHNPIGVTPGLFWGSLCLF from the exons ATGGCAACGGCG ACCCCCAAAGTTCCGGAGGTTCGGGATGTCACCCGGATCGAGCGGATCG GTGCCCACTCCCACATCCGCGGGCTGGGCCTGGATGATGCCCTGGAACCACGACAG GTGTCCCAGGGCATGGTGGGGCAGCTGTccgcccgccgcgccgccggcGTCATCCTGGAGATGATCAAGGAAGGGAAAATCGCCGGACGCGCCGTCCTGATCGCCGGGCAGCCCGGGACGGGGAAAACGGCCATTGCTATGG GGATGGCGCAGGCTCTGGGCCCTGACACCCCGTTCACGGCCATCGCGGGCAGTGAGATTTTCTCCCTGGAGATGTCGCGGACAGAGGCTCTGACCCAGGCCTTCCGCCGCTCCATCGGCGTCCGCATCAA GGAGGAGACTGAGATCATTGAGGGGGAGGTGGTGGAGATCCAGATCGACCGCCCGGCCACCGGCACG GGGACCAAAGTGGGGAAGCTGACGCTGAAAACGACAGAGATGGAAACGATTTACGATTTGGGGGCAAAGATGATTGAGGCCCTGAGCAAGGAGAAGGTGCAGGCAGG GGACGTCATCACCATCGACAAGGCCACGGGGAAGATTTCCAAGCTGGGACGCTCCTTCACGCGGGCACGGGACTACGACGCCATGGGGGCACAG ACGAAATTCGTGCAGTGCCCCGACGGGGAGCTGCAGAAACGGCGCGAGGTCGTTCATACGGTGTCGCTGCACGAGATCGACGTCATCAACTCCCGCACCCAGGGCTTCCTCGCCCTGTTCTCGG gtgacacaggtgagatCAAGCCAGAGGTGCGGGAGCAGATCAACGCCAAAGTGGCTGAGTGGCGTGAGGAGGGCAAGGCCGAGGTCATCCCTGGG GTGTTGTTCATCGACGAGGTTCACATGTTGGACATCGAGAGTTTCTCGTTCCTCAACCGGGCCCTGGAGAGCGACATGGCGCCGGTGCTGATCATGGCCACGAACCGCGGCATCACCAG GATCCGAGGCACTGCCCACCGCAGCCCCCACGGGCTCCCCTTGGACCTCCTGGACCGGCTGCTGATCATCGCCACGGCCCCGTACGGCGACAAGGAGACCCGGCAGATCCTCAAAATCCG GATGCTCCATAACCCCATTGGGGTGACCCCAGGCCTCTTTTGGGGCTCGCTTTGCCTCTTTTAG
- the RUVBL2 gene encoding ruvB-like 2 isoform X1 has product MATATPKVPEVRDVTRIERIGAHSHIRGLGLDDALEPRQVSQGMVGQLSARRAAGVILEMIKEGKIAGRAVLIAGQPGTGKTAIAMGMAQALGPDTPFTAIAGSEIFSLEMSRTEALTQAFRRSIGVRIKEETEIIEGEVVEIQIDRPATGTGTKVGKLTLKTTEMETIYDLGAKMIEALSKEKVQAGDVITIDKATGKISKLGRSFTRARDYDAMGAQTKFVQCPDGELQKRREVVHTVSLHEIDVINSRTQGFLALFSGDTGEIKPEVREQINAKVAEWREEGKAEVIPGVLFIDEVHMLDIESFSFLNRALESDMAPVLIMATNRGITRIRGTAHRSPHGLPLDLLDRLLIIATAPYGDKETRQILKIRCEEEDVEMTEDAYAVLTRIGLETSLRYAMQLITAASLVARKRKGAEVGVEDIKRVYSLFLDESRSTQYMREYQEAFLFNELQGESMETP; this is encoded by the exons ATGGCAACGGCG ACCCCCAAAGTTCCGGAGGTTCGGGATGTCACCCGGATCGAGCGGATCG GTGCCCACTCCCACATCCGCGGGCTGGGCCTGGATGATGCCCTGGAACCACGACAG GTGTCCCAGGGCATGGTGGGGCAGCTGTccgcccgccgcgccgccggcGTCATCCTGGAGATGATCAAGGAAGGGAAAATCGCCGGACGCGCCGTCCTGATCGCCGGGCAGCCCGGGACGGGGAAAACGGCCATTGCTATGG GGATGGCGCAGGCTCTGGGCCCTGACACCCCGTTCACGGCCATCGCGGGCAGTGAGATTTTCTCCCTGGAGATGTCGCGGACAGAGGCTCTGACCCAGGCCTTCCGCCGCTCCATCGGCGTCCGCATCAA GGAGGAGACTGAGATCATTGAGGGGGAGGTGGTGGAGATCCAGATCGACCGCCCGGCCACCGGCACG GGGACCAAAGTGGGGAAGCTGACGCTGAAAACGACAGAGATGGAAACGATTTACGATTTGGGGGCAAAGATGATTGAGGCCCTGAGCAAGGAGAAGGTGCAGGCAGG GGACGTCATCACCATCGACAAGGCCACGGGGAAGATTTCCAAGCTGGGACGCTCCTTCACGCGGGCACGGGACTACGACGCCATGGGGGCACAG ACGAAATTCGTGCAGTGCCCCGACGGGGAGCTGCAGAAACGGCGCGAGGTCGTTCATACGGTGTCGCTGCACGAGATCGACGTCATCAACTCCCGCACCCAGGGCTTCCTCGCCCTGTTCTCGG gtgacacaggtgagatCAAGCCAGAGGTGCGGGAGCAGATCAACGCCAAAGTGGCTGAGTGGCGTGAGGAGGGCAAGGCCGAGGTCATCCCTGGG GTGTTGTTCATCGACGAGGTTCACATGTTGGACATCGAGAGTTTCTCGTTCCTCAACCGGGCCCTGGAGAGCGACATGGCGCCGGTGCTGATCATGGCCACGAACCGCGGCATCACCAG GATCCGAGGCACTGCCCACCGCAGCCCCCACGGGCTCCCCTTGGACCTCCTGGACCGGCTGCTGATCATCGCCACGGCCCCGTACGGCGACAAGGAGACCCGGCAGATCCTCAAAATCCG GTGTGAGGAGGAAGACGTGGAGATGACGGAGGACGCGTACGCGGTGCTGACCCGTATCGGGCTGGAGACATCGCTGCGCTACGCCATGCAGCTCATCACCGCCGCCAGCCTGGTGGCCAGGAAACGCAAG GGTGCGGAGGTGGGCGTGGAGGACATCAAACGTGTTTATTCCCTGTTCCTGGACGAGTCGCGCTCCACTCAGTACATGAGGGAGTACCAGGAGGCCTTTCTGTTCAACGAGCTCC AGGGTGAATCCATGGAAACGCCGTGA